A genomic segment from Anaeromyxobacter sp. encodes:
- a CDS encoding vitamin B12-dependent ribonucleotide reductase produces MMERDVQSQARKTGKTAKKPSRRGLAVGRYFTTRGVDPAEEMVWETRTASITGEGGAMIFEQRDVEVPKSWSMLATNVVASKYFRGALGAPSRERSVRQLVSRVVKTIAGWGRKDGYFATEEDAAAFEAELSHLVYRQKMSFNSPVWFNVGVEEHPQCSACFINSVADSMDSILKLAHTEGMLFKYGSGTGSNLSKIRSSREMLSGGGEASGPVSFMRGFDAFAGVIKSGGKTRRAAKMVMLDADHPDIVEFVTCKAEEEKKAWALIDAGYDGGFNVRGGAYDSVFFQNANHSIRVSDTFMRAVQEDREWSLTARVDGRSVEMIKARDLMARITESAWLCGDPGMQFDTTINDWHTCSGTDRINGSNPCSEYMFLDDSACNLASLNLMHFRSIDGGFDVESFRKAVDLTILAQEIMVSNAKYPTPAIGKNSEDYRPLGLGYANLGALLMASGLPYDSDGGRAAAGAITALMTGQAYAMSARIAAQTGPFAGYDKNRDPFLRVIRKHQAHVDRIDQRLVEPSLLSAAKVSWAEALKLGLAHGYRNAQVSVLAPTGTIGFMMDCDTTGIEPDIALVKYKKLVGGGVLKIVNNTVPLALQKLGYSGEEIGATLQHIDEVETIEGAPALRAEHLAVFDCAFKPRNGSRTIHYMGHIRMMGATQPFLSGAISKTVNMPNSATSKDIEQAYAEAWKLGLKAVALYRDGCKRSQPLNTGKEKTKEEVAAEAQAAEPPLARRRLADERRAITHKFSIGGHEGYMTVGMYDDGMPGELFVVMAKEGSVVSGLMDSFATSISMALQYGVPLHVLCDKFSHTRFEPSGFTGNPEIPIAKSITDYIFRWLSLKFLPSEDGATPVAAQGTLTPGASPALPAKARTVEAAQAKPTKSSNGVTYTRDTDAPPCPSCGEITVRNGACYKCNNCGTTTGCS; encoded by the coding sequence ATGATGGAGCGTGACGTGCAGAGCCAGGCCCGCAAGACCGGCAAGACCGCCAAGAAGCCCTCCCGCCGCGGCCTCGCCGTCGGCCGGTACTTCACCACCCGCGGCGTCGATCCCGCCGAGGAGATGGTGTGGGAGACCCGCACCGCCTCCATCACCGGGGAGGGCGGCGCCATGATCTTCGAGCAGCGCGACGTCGAGGTCCCCAAGTCCTGGTCGATGCTGGCCACCAACGTGGTGGCCTCCAAGTACTTCCGCGGCGCCCTGGGCGCGCCCTCCCGGGAGCGCTCGGTGCGGCAGCTGGTCTCGCGCGTGGTCAAGACCATCGCCGGCTGGGGGCGCAAGGACGGCTACTTCGCCACCGAGGAGGACGCGGCGGCCTTCGAGGCCGAGCTCTCCCACCTGGTCTACCGGCAGAAGATGAGCTTCAACTCGCCGGTCTGGTTCAACGTGGGCGTCGAGGAGCACCCGCAGTGCTCGGCCTGCTTCATCAACTCGGTGGCCGACTCGATGGACTCGATCCTGAAGCTCGCCCACACCGAGGGCATGCTCTTCAAGTACGGCTCCGGCACCGGCTCCAACCTCTCCAAGATCCGCTCCTCGCGCGAGATGCTCTCGGGCGGCGGGGAGGCCTCGGGCCCGGTCTCCTTCATGCGCGGCTTCGACGCCTTCGCCGGGGTCATCAAGTCGGGCGGCAAGACCCGCCGCGCCGCCAAGATGGTGATGCTCGACGCCGACCACCCGGACATCGTCGAGTTCGTCACCTGCAAGGCCGAGGAGGAGAAGAAGGCCTGGGCGCTCATCGACGCGGGCTACGACGGCGGCTTCAACGTGCGCGGCGGGGCCTACGACTCGGTCTTCTTCCAGAACGCCAACCACTCCATCCGCGTCTCCGACACCTTCATGCGGGCGGTCCAGGAGGACCGCGAGTGGAGCCTGACGGCGCGGGTCGACGGCCGGTCGGTGGAGATGATCAAGGCCCGCGACCTGATGGCCAGGATCACCGAGTCGGCCTGGCTGTGCGGCGATCCGGGCATGCAGTTCGACACCACCATCAACGACTGGCACACCTGCTCGGGCACCGACCGCATCAACGGGTCCAACCCCTGCTCCGAGTACATGTTCCTGGACGACTCGGCCTGCAACCTGGCCTCGCTCAACCTGATGCACTTCCGGTCGATCGACGGCGGCTTCGACGTCGAGTCCTTCCGCAAGGCCGTGGACCTGACCATCCTGGCGCAGGAGATCATGGTCTCCAACGCCAAGTACCCGACCCCGGCCATCGGCAAGAACTCCGAGGACTACCGGCCCCTCGGGCTGGGCTACGCCAACCTGGGCGCCCTGCTCATGGCCAGCGGCCTGCCCTACGACTCCGACGGCGGGCGCGCCGCGGCCGGCGCCATCACCGCCCTCATGACCGGCCAGGCCTACGCCATGAGCGCGCGCATCGCCGCCCAGACCGGCCCGTTCGCCGGCTACGACAAGAACCGCGACCCGTTCCTGCGGGTCATCCGCAAGCACCAGGCCCACGTCGACCGCATCGACCAGCGCCTGGTGGAGCCCTCGCTGCTGTCCGCCGCCAAGGTCTCCTGGGCCGAGGCGCTCAAGCTGGGGCTGGCCCACGGCTACCGCAACGCCCAGGTCTCGGTGCTGGCCCCCACCGGCACCATCGGCTTCATGATGGACTGCGACACCACCGGCATCGAGCCGGACATCGCGCTGGTCAAGTACAAGAAGCTGGTGGGCGGCGGGGTCCTCAAGATCGTCAACAACACCGTGCCGCTGGCGCTGCAGAAGCTCGGCTACTCCGGCGAGGAGATCGGCGCCACGCTGCAGCACATCGACGAGGTCGAGACCATCGAGGGCGCGCCGGCCCTGCGGGCCGAGCACCTGGCGGTCTTCGACTGCGCCTTCAAGCCGCGCAACGGCTCCCGCACCATCCACTACATGGGCCACATCCGCATGATGGGCGCCACCCAGCCCTTCCTGTCGGGCGCCATCTCCAAGACCGTCAACATGCCGAACTCGGCCACCTCCAAGGACATCGAGCAGGCCTACGCCGAGGCCTGGAAGCTGGGGCTCAAGGCGGTGGCGCTGTACCGCGACGGCTGCAAGCGCAGCCAGCCGCTCAACACCGGCAAGGAGAAGACCAAGGAGGAGGTCGCCGCCGAGGCGCAGGCGGCCGAGCCGCCGCTGGCCCGCCGCCGGCTGGCCGACGAGCGGCGCGCCATCACCCACAAGTTCTCGATCGGCGGCCACGAGGGCTACATGACCGTCGGCATGTACGACGACGGCATGCCCGGCGAGCTCTTCGTGGTGATGGCCAAGGAGGGCTCGGTGGTCTCGGGGCTGATGGACAGCTTCGCCACCTCCATCTCCATGGCGCTGCAGTACGGGGTGCCGCTGCACGTCCTCTGCGACAAGTTCAGCCACACCCGCTTCGAGCCGTCGGGGTTCACCGGCAACCCGGAGATCCCCATCGCCAAGTCGATCACCGACTACATCTTCCGCTGGCTGTCGCTGAAGTTCCTGCCGAGCGAGGACGGCGCCACCCCGGTGGCGGCCCAGGGGACCCTGACCCCGGGGGCCTCCCCCGCCCTGCCGGCCAAGGCGCGCACCGTGGAGGCGGCCCAGGCCAAGCCGACCAAGAGCAGCAACGGCGTGACCTACACCCGCGACACCGACGCGCCGCCCTGCCCCAGCTGCGGCGAGATCACGGTGCGCAACGGCGCCTGCTACAAGTGCAACAACTGCGGGACGACCACCGGCTGCAGCTAG
- a CDS encoding 2-oxo acid dehydrogenase subunit E2: MIHALVEVDVTEPRRRLRALRERTGEARSFTAFVVYCLARAIEGDRRLHAYRDWRGRLVLFEDVDVATLVEPAAGQVAIPHILRAANRRSIRQLHDELRAVQARPAASAQHSGLLARLSGWVPGPVLRLTLRALGRAPHWLKRTSGTTVVTSVGMFGGGGGWGIGIVPLHTLALVLGGIARKPGVVGERIELREYLALTVSVDHDLIDGAPAARFVESLRALVEGAHGLEREPVPEPGARSAPPAAAPPSA, from the coding sequence ATGATCCACGCCCTGGTGGAGGTGGACGTCACCGAGCCCCGGCGGCGGCTCCGGGCGCTCCGCGAGCGCACCGGCGAGGCGCGCTCCTTCACCGCCTTCGTCGTCTACTGCCTTGCGCGCGCCATCGAGGGCGACCGGCGGCTGCACGCCTACCGGGATTGGCGTGGCCGGCTCGTCCTGTTCGAAGACGTCGACGTGGCGACGCTGGTCGAGCCGGCGGCGGGCCAGGTGGCCATCCCCCACATCCTCCGGGCCGCCAACCGCAGGTCGATCCGCCAGCTCCACGACGAGCTGCGCGCGGTGCAGGCTCGCCCCGCGGCGAGCGCGCAGCACTCCGGCCTCCTGGCGCGCCTCTCCGGCTGGGTGCCAGGCCCCGTCCTGCGGCTCACCCTGCGCGCCCTCGGCCGCGCCCCTCACTGGCTGAAGCGGACCTCGGGCACCACCGTGGTGACGTCGGTTGGGATGTTCGGCGGCGGCGGCGGCTGGGGCATCGGCATCGTCCCGCTCCACACGCTGGCGCTGGTGCTGGGTGGCATCGCCCGCAAGCCCGGCGTGGTGGGCGAGCGGATCGAGCTGCGGGAGTACCTGGCGCTCACCGTCAGCGTGGACCACGACCTCATCGATGGGGCCCCGGCCGCCCGCTTCGTCGAGTCGCTCCGCGCCCTCGTCGAGGGGGCTCACGGCCTCGAGCGGGAGCCTGTACCGGAGCCGGGCGCGCGGTCCGCCCCTCCGGCGGCGGCGCCTCCCTCCGCCTGA
- a CDS encoding FMN-binding negative transcriptional regulator, with protein MYLPSHFAEHRVEVLHEALRGAGLVTLFTAGPEGLDASHLPMLLEPGPGPHGRLVGHVARANPQWRATPAGSAALAVVMGPDAYVTPSWYPSKQATGKVVPTWNYLALHVHGEVRFFEERAPLLELVTRLTDRHEGKRAAPWKVADAPPEYVDGLLKAIVGVELVISRLEGKWKASQNRDDPDRLGVAEGLRQEGDEVMARLVEGKGA; from the coding sequence ATGTACCTGCCCAGCCACTTCGCCGAGCACCGGGTCGAGGTCCTCCACGAGGCGCTTCGCGGCGCGGGGCTGGTGACCCTCTTCACCGCGGGGCCGGAGGGGCTCGACGCGAGCCACCTCCCGATGCTCCTCGAGCCGGGACCCGGGCCGCACGGCCGGCTGGTCGGTCACGTGGCGCGCGCCAACCCGCAGTGGAGGGCGACCCCAGCCGGCTCGGCGGCGCTGGCCGTGGTCATGGGGCCGGACGCCTACGTGACGCCGTCCTGGTACCCGTCGAAGCAGGCCACCGGCAAGGTCGTGCCGACCTGGAACTATCTCGCCCTCCACGTCCACGGCGAGGTCCGCTTCTTCGAGGAGCGCGCGCCACTGCTCGAGCTGGTGACGCGCCTCACCGACCGGCACGAGGGCAAGCGCGCGGCGCCCTGGAAGGTGGCCGACGCGCCGCCCGAGTACGTCGACGGCCTGCTGAAGGCCATCGTCGGGGTGGAGCTGGTCATCAGCCGCCTGGAGGGGAAGTGGAAGGCCAGCCAGAACCGCGACGACCCGGATCGCCTGGGAGTGGCCGAAGGGCTGCGCCAGGAAGGCGACGAAGTGATGGCCCGCCTGGTCGAGGGCAAGGGAGCCTGA